One genomic window of Pieris rapae chromosome 15, ilPieRapa1.1, whole genome shotgun sequence includes the following:
- the LOC110992785 gene encoding uncharacterized protein LOC110992785 isoform X1 → MATAKDTSAFFREADAKEFDSVLKLYPQAIRLKAEQKTKRPEELIKLDNWYQNELPKKIKSRGKDAHMVHEELVQLMKWKQARGKFYPQLSYLIKVNTPRAVMAETKKAFKKLPNIESAMTALSNLKGVGTATASALLAAASPEIAPFMADECLQAIPEMEGSDYTAKEYLNFVKHIRQVCDRLNKDQNGCGKKWSPHMVELTLWIHHIISDLQPELLGKPPKVAPTNGGSPLPSDESNLEPPTNGNGKLSSECAEDTTSCTEDSMDAKGASPSNPATPASPSDNSDSALSTPRAKRQIEEASSEENSLGDACDVAPPVKKLREATH, encoded by the exons ATGGCTACCGCGAAAGACACGTCTGCTTTCTTTCGTGAAGCAGATGCTAAAGAATTTGATAgtgttttaaagttatatccACAAGCAATCAGACTAAAGGCCGAGCAGAAAACAAAAAGGCCCGAGGAGCTGATAAAATTGGACAACTG gtACCAAAATGAATTGCCCAAGAAGATCAAATCCAGGGGCAAAGACGCGCACATGGTACATGAGGAATTGGTACAGCTGATGAAATGGAAACAGGCC CGGGGAAAGTTCTACCCACAACTATCATACCTCATAAAAGTGAACACGCCAAGAGCCGTGATGGCGGAGACAAAGAAAGCCTTCAAGAAGCTGCCGAACATAGAATCTGCGATGACGGCTTTAAGTAATCTTAAAGGGGTGGGTACGGCCACAGCCTCCGCGCTTTTGGCCGCTGCCAGCCCCGAGATAGCGCCATTCATGGCGGACGAATGCTTACAAGCCATTCCTGAAATGGAGGGAAGTGATTACACTGCCAAGGAATACCTCAATTTTGTTAAACATATTAGACAAGTCTGTGATAGGTTAAATAAG gaTCAAAACGGTTGTGGCAAGAAATGGTCACCGCACATGGTAGAACTCACGTTATGGATACACCACATAATATCAGACTTACAACCAGAACTACTCGGCAAGCCCCCAAAGGTCGCACCCACGAATGGGGGTTCGCCCTTGCCCAGCGACGAGAGCAATCTAGAACCGCCGACAAATGGTAATG GTAAATTATCATCAGAGTGCGCAGAAGACACAACATCTTGCACAGAAGACTCCATGGACGCAAAAGGCGCGTCGCCATCGAATCCTGCTACGCCAGCATCCCCCTCCGACAATTCTGACTCAGCGTTAAGCACGCCCCGAGCTAAACG GCAAATAGAAGAAGCTAGTTCAGAAGAGAACTCGCTGGGTGACGCGTGCGACGTCGCGCCGCCTGTCAAGAAACTCCGAGAAGCCACGCACTGA
- the LOC110992785 gene encoding uncharacterized protein LOC110992785 isoform X2 yields MATAKDTSAFFREADAKEFDSVLKLYPQAIRLKAEQKTKRPEELIKLDNWYQNELPKKIKSRGKDAHMVHEELVQLMKWKQARGKFYPQLSYLIKVNTPRAVMAETKKAFKKLPNIESAMTALSNLKGVGTATASALLAAASPEIAPFMADECLQAIPEMEGSDYTAKEYLNFVKHIRQVCDRLNKDQNGCGKKWSPHMVELTLWIHHIISDLQPELLGKPPKVAPTNGGSPLPSDESNLEPPTNGKLSSECAEDTTSCTEDSMDAKGASPSNPATPASPSDNSDSALSTPRAKRQIEEASSEENSLGDACDVAPPVKKLREATH; encoded by the exons ATGGCTACCGCGAAAGACACGTCTGCTTTCTTTCGTGAAGCAGATGCTAAAGAATTTGATAgtgttttaaagttatatccACAAGCAATCAGACTAAAGGCCGAGCAGAAAACAAAAAGGCCCGAGGAGCTGATAAAATTGGACAACTG gtACCAAAATGAATTGCCCAAGAAGATCAAATCCAGGGGCAAAGACGCGCACATGGTACATGAGGAATTGGTACAGCTGATGAAATGGAAACAGGCC CGGGGAAAGTTCTACCCACAACTATCATACCTCATAAAAGTGAACACGCCAAGAGCCGTGATGGCGGAGACAAAGAAAGCCTTCAAGAAGCTGCCGAACATAGAATCTGCGATGACGGCTTTAAGTAATCTTAAAGGGGTGGGTACGGCCACAGCCTCCGCGCTTTTGGCCGCTGCCAGCCCCGAGATAGCGCCATTCATGGCGGACGAATGCTTACAAGCCATTCCTGAAATGGAGGGAAGTGATTACACTGCCAAGGAATACCTCAATTTTGTTAAACATATTAGACAAGTCTGTGATAGGTTAAATAAG gaTCAAAACGGTTGTGGCAAGAAATGGTCACCGCACATGGTAGAACTCACGTTATGGATACACCACATAATATCAGACTTACAACCAGAACTACTCGGCAAGCCCCCAAAGGTCGCACCCACGAATGGGGGTTCGCCCTTGCCCAGCGACGAGAGCAATCTAGAACCGCCGACAAATG GTAAATTATCATCAGAGTGCGCAGAAGACACAACATCTTGCACAGAAGACTCCATGGACGCAAAAGGCGCGTCGCCATCGAATCCTGCTACGCCAGCATCCCCCTCCGACAATTCTGACTCAGCGTTAAGCACGCCCCGAGCTAAACG GCAAATAGAAGAAGCTAGTTCAGAAGAGAACTCGCTGGGTGACGCGTGCGACGTCGCGCCGCCTGTCAAGAAACTCCGAGAAGCCACGCACTGA